In Liolophura sinensis isolate JHLJ2023 chromosome 2, CUHK_Ljap_v2, whole genome shotgun sequence, a genomic segment contains:
- the LOC135462828 gene encoding cocaine esterase-like: MFLALIGFVLVSEVGSVLHANDLTVNTTTGHIRGISVRVESVNRHLFKFLGVPYARPPVGSRRFMPSEPKPWTPEVFNASVYGPICPQDPTWVKFIKKIVPETTVDEDCLSLNVYVPDLPSRDDKPLAVMIWFHGGALIIGSSTVFDPTVLSTVGNVIVVSVNYRLGVLGFLTSEEPSNVGNYGIWDQHLAIKWVKNNIANFGGNPNEITIFGQSSGSMSVSLHTLIPKNTGLFRRAISESGTALNPGAMIDRPRPWFKLFAQKIGCDSVEGAKSTEEILACLRSKPFEDIISIQRMVRAESVEFLFQPAIGKLQWAPWVDGDLIPLHPATTIKLMSENNLNFSVPLTDMDHVLGVNSQEGALFLQQQIDGYKAVKGINLTASDLPENVYKDFMASVVTSVTGNNQSAFEEMYGVTIDHEYQRIYKAKSSPTDLSIRYTDILSDLTFYMGVVSFARVHASFRSQGPITLQTSPKTFFYLFDHRASWKSHEAWRTGADHADDLDFVFGQPFVLGLGSTSAEKSLSSAMITLWTNFAKTGDPNQPSAVHLPARWPQFTLDTEEYLLLRDDYTNKHPVGKQLHQSRIYFWTDYFPRLRMASPTPCSLS; the protein is encoded by the exons ATGTTTCTCGCATTGATTGGTTTCGtgctggtgtcagaagtgggatcgGTGTTACATGCAAATGATTTGACTGTAAACACAACGACTGGTCACATCCGGGGCATCTCGGTTAGAGTAGAGAGCGTCAATCGACACTTGTTCAAGTTCCTAGGAGTGCCTTATGCCAGGCCTCCAGTGGGTTCCAGAAGGTTTATGCCGTCTGAGCCAAAGCCATGGACCCCAGAAGTCTTCAATGCGTCTGTGTACGGGCCCATTTGTCCTCAAGACCCAACATGGGTTAAGTTCATCAAGAAAATCGTCCCAGAGACCACCGTGGATGAGGACTGTTTGAGTTTGAATGTGTATGTACCAGATCTACCATCCAGGGACGACAAACCACTAGCTGTGATGATATGGTTCCACGGCGGGGCACTTATCATAGGGTCCTCTACAGTGTTCGATCCGACGGTTCTAAGCACTGTTGGAAACGTCATTGTCGTATCCGTGAACTACCGCCTGGGCGTTCTAGGTTTCCTAACCAGCGAAGAACCCAGCAATGTCGGCAATTACGGTATTTGGGATCAGCATCTGGCCATCAAATGGGTGAAAAACAACATTGCTAATTTCGGCGGCAATCCTAATGAAATCACCATCTTTGGACAGTCGTCCGGATCCATGAGCGTGTCTCTTCACACGCTGATTCCTAAAAATACCGGACTTTTCCGACGCGCGATATCTGAGAGCGGCACTGCCTTGAACCCTGGAGCCATGATTGACCGCCCAAGGCCGTGGTTTAAACTTTTCGCGCAGAAAATCGGCTGTGACAGCGTCGAAGGTGCAAAGAGCACGGAAGAAATTCTGGCCTGTCTTCGCAGCAAGCCCTTCGAAGACATCATAAGTATACAGAGAATGGTGCGAGCTGAATCCGTCGAGTTTCTCTTCCAGCCGGCGATTGGGAAGCTGCAGTGGGCGCCGTGGGTAGACGGTGATCTCATCCCTCTACATCCGGCGACCACGATCAAGCTGATGAGCGAAAATAATCTGAACTTCAGCGTGCCCCTGACAGACATGGACCACGTGCTCGGGGTCAACAGTCAAGAGGGCGCCCTGTTTCTCCAACAGCAAATCGACGGCTACAAAGCCGTGAAGGGTATTAATCTAACAGCAAGCGACCTCCCAGAGAAT GTGTACAAAGACTTCATGGCGTCAGTGGTTACGTCGGTAACCGGGAATAACCAATCGGCTTTCGAGGAGATGTATGGTGTAACCATAGACCATGAGTATCAGAGGATTTACAAAGCCAAGTCCTCGCCGACCGACCTCAGCATCAG GTACACGGACATCCTCTCCGATTTGACCTTCTACATGGGGGTTGTATCCTTCGCCCGTGTCCATGCCAGCTTCCGTTCACAGGGCCCCATCACCCTCCAAACGTCCCCCAAGACGTTCTTTTACCTGTTCGATCACAGAGCCAGCTGGAAGTCGCACGAGGCCTGGCGGACAGGCGCCGATCACGCCGACGACCTCGATTTTGTCTTCGGACAGCCCTTCGTCCTGGGACTCGGGTCGACCTCAGCGGAGAAAAGCCTGTCGTCTGCTATGATCACGCTGTGGACCAACTTTGCCAAAACTGG TGACCCTAACCAGCCGTCTGCTGTCCACCTTCCCGCCAGGTGGCCACAGTTCACTCTCGACACCGAGGAATATTTGCTGCTGCGGGATGACTACACGAACAAACATCCGGTGGGCAAACAACTCCATCAGTCGCGGATTTATTTCTGGACGGACTACTTTCCCCGGTTAAGGATGGCCTCTCCCACACCATGTTCCCTGTCGTAG